A part of Pseudanabaena yagii GIHE-NHR1 genomic DNA contains:
- a CDS encoding transposase — MESIVKYAQGLVYSLICLMPSVYQKASLNAILGLFLEAQGHPYPEHTQIKSASSLSRFLNHYNWSTKGLIRETRQAVLGQIAKYRPSKQVPLKILIDLTTLEKSGKFLHLSNPPKDEPDPWVRILNGKRGLHLVVLYLVYGEWRVPWSFRVWRGKGYPSPSDLACKLLGTVPKQLTQNRTVIVLADTEFSTIKFFNSVRVKSWRIVVGVRNNRKLQDGRTVKQLYRHGKRGQQEMLEGLTTPLSISWFWLKRADNKRELRFVVSSHPYSGAYLVILGRKRWAIEGFFKTIKHRFGLHCFGQSTKLGVYRWLILSLLAYLLAHWIDQWSSPPILDWKATSDLTLSVLFPSVLWLKLLRYIRINADIAARHGFEIVLKPIPI; from the coding sequence ATGGAAAGCATCGTTAAGTACGCCCAAGGGCTAGTGTATAGCCTAATTTGTCTGATGCCAAGTGTGTATCAAAAAGCAAGTCTGAATGCAATATTGGGACTATTCCTCGAAGCACAAGGGCATCCATATCCAGAACATACACAGATAAAATCAGCCAGTTCGTTAAGTCGATTTCTCAATCACTATAACTGGTCAACGAAAGGGTTGATTCGAGAAACAAGGCAGGCAGTTTTGGGACAAATCGCCAAGTATCGTCCATCGAAACAAGTGCCATTAAAGATACTGATAGACTTGACCACCCTAGAAAAAAGCGGCAAGTTTTTACATTTGAGTAATCCCCCTAAAGACGAACCTGACCCATGGGTGAGAATACTCAACGGCAAGCGAGGACTACATTTGGTTGTACTGTATCTGGTCTATGGAGAGTGGCGCGTACCGTGGAGTTTTAGAGTATGGCGAGGTAAAGGATACCCCAGTCCCTCTGACTTAGCCTGTAAATTATTGGGGACAGTCCCGAAGCAACTAACCCAAAACAGAACTGTGATTGTCCTTGCTGATACTGAGTTTAGTACCATCAAGTTTTTCAACTCTGTCCGAGTCAAGTCTTGGCGCATTGTTGTCGGTGTACGCAACAATCGTAAACTTCAAGATGGACGTACTGTCAAACAACTTTATCGCCATGGCAAACGTGGACAACAAGAGATGCTCGAAGGGCTAACTACGCCTTTGAGCATCTCTTGGTTCTGGCTCAAAAGAGCCGATAATAAACGTGAGTTACGCTTTGTTGTCTCTTCTCATCCTTATTCTGGTGCTTATCTGGTTATATTGGGGCGTAAGCGTTGGGCAATTGAGGGTTTCTTCAAAACCATCAAACATCGTTTTGGTTTGCATTGTTTTGGACAATCGACAAAACTTGGTGTTTACCGTTGGCTTATCCTCTCTCTCCTTGCTTATCTTTTGGCTCATTGGATTGATCAATGGTCGAGTCCTCCTATCTTGGATTGGAAAGCTACATCTGATTTAACTCTTTCAGTTTTATTCCCTTCTGTCCTTTGGTTGAAGCTTCTCCGATACATCCGAATTAATGCCGATATTGCTGCTCGTCATGGCTTTGAAATTGTTCTTAAACCTATTCCCATTTAG